The following coding sequences lie in one Thalassoglobus polymorphus genomic window:
- a CDS encoding cation:proton antiporter — protein MSRVHRPTKNLLNLAQRRKRSIPKSVYILALLLILPFCSGLPFSTNVVGQDAVTDPATATAQAPADTADTADTADTNNSDSNQLRSEQETHTTKEDNGNAEAGSAHIEEHKEEQHAGGHANVAAPLFAAIVLILLLAKIMGDLFERVGMPAVLGELTVGIILGNILLLTDWGGFDFLKAPAEHSIGDVYNTGAALKMLAEIGVVLLLFEVGLETNVRDMMKVGVSALLVAILGVIAPLILGIGCGWLFLPHEPWQVWLFLGATLCATSVGITARVLKDLGRSQQRESQVILGAAVIDDVLGLIILTVVSGIIEQGDNFDVASLGVIVGKSVGFLILAVTLGTQLVVKPLFAAASYLRGRGLLVATSLVICFGLSYIANLVGLAPIVGAFAAGLILEKAHYQELGKKEHLDLEAALGPLTALLVPIFFVQMGIMVDLNSFANPKVWLLAGSITVAAVLGKQVCSFGVMEKGLNKLAIGLGMIPRGEVGLIFANVGLGLVANGESVITSDTYSAIIVMVILTTMVTPPLLKWSMNKPVPGEKAA, from the coding sequence TTGTCCCGCGTACACCGTCCAACAAAAAACTTGCTCAACTTGGCCCAAAGAAGAAAAAGATCGATTCCAAAATCGGTTTATATTCTGGCTTTGTTGCTGATTCTGCCGTTCTGCTCCGGCTTGCCATTCTCAACAAATGTTGTCGGGCAGGATGCAGTCACTGATCCGGCGACAGCAACTGCTCAAGCACCTGCAGACACTGCAGACACTGCAGACACTGCAGACACTAATAACTCCGACAGCAATCAGCTTAGGAGCGAGCAAGAAACGCACACAACCAAAGAAGATAACGGCAACGCAGAAGCGGGCTCTGCTCATATCGAAGAACACAAAGAAGAGCAGCATGCCGGTGGACATGCGAACGTCGCCGCGCCACTCTTCGCGGCGATTGTTCTCATCCTGCTGCTGGCGAAGATTATGGGTGATCTTTTCGAGCGAGTCGGGATGCCAGCCGTCCTTGGTGAATTAACCGTGGGGATTATTTTAGGAAATATCCTGCTGTTGACCGACTGGGGTGGCTTCGATTTCCTGAAAGCTCCGGCGGAGCACTCGATCGGTGATGTGTATAACACCGGGGCAGCTCTCAAGATGCTCGCTGAAATCGGCGTCGTGCTGTTACTCTTCGAAGTTGGTTTGGAAACAAACGTCCGCGATATGATGAAAGTGGGCGTCTCCGCTTTGCTCGTCGCGATTCTGGGGGTGATTGCTCCATTGATTTTGGGAATTGGCTGCGGCTGGCTGTTTCTCCCTCATGAGCCTTGGCAGGTATGGCTATTCCTGGGGGCAACGTTGTGTGCGACGAGCGTTGGCATTACTGCTCGCGTATTGAAAGACCTTGGTCGCTCACAGCAACGGGAATCTCAAGTCATCCTCGGAGCTGCTGTGATTGATGATGTCCTTGGCCTCATTATCCTGACAGTGGTTTCCGGAATTATCGAACAGGGTGACAACTTTGACGTAGCAAGTCTGGGAGTCATTGTCGGCAAGTCTGTCGGTTTTTTGATTCTCGCAGTCACGCTGGGAACTCAACTTGTCGTCAAACCACTTTTCGCAGCAGCCAGCTATCTGCGAGGTCGTGGACTCCTCGTTGCGACCAGTTTGGTGATTTGCTTTGGGCTCTCTTACATTGCAAACCTCGTTGGACTGGCACCGATTGTGGGAGCATTTGCAGCTGGGCTCATTCTTGAAAAAGCCCACTATCAGGAACTGGGTAAGAAAGAACATCTCGACCTGGAAGCTGCTCTTGGGCCGCTCACCGCACTGCTGGTTCCTATCTTTTTCGTTCAGATGGGGATTATGGTCGACCTGAACAGCTTTGCGAACCCGAAAGTCTGGCTGCTCGCTGGTTCAATCACCGTGGCTGCGGTACTTGGAAAGCAGGTTTGCTCTTTCGGTGTTATGGAGAAAGGTCTCAACAAACTGGCGATTGGCTTGGGGATGATTCCGCGTGGAGAGGTTGGACTGATCTTCGCCAACGTCGGTCTTGGACTCGTTGCAAATGGCGAATCAGTCATCACTTCCGATACCTACTCAGCGATTATTGTCATGGTCATTCTGACAACAATGGTCACGCCACCACTCTTGAAATGGTCAATGAATAAACCCGTACCCGGGGAAAAGGCTGCGTAG
- the gltX gene encoding glutamate--tRNA ligase produces the protein MSKVRTRFAPSPTGYMHIGGMRTALFNWLWARHNGGEFILRIDDTDQARNMDEALGPILDAFRWLGLDWDEGPEVGGDHGPYFQSQRSELYTSACEKLLAAGKAYKDFDPPALTQQDREAAEKEKRPFLNIRRSLELTTAQVEENEAEGKPYVIRYLVDRTQKVSIDDHVRGHVEWDCSLIPDPVIMRGDGTPLYNFATVVDDAQLEISHVIRAEEHLTNTAVQVMLFGALGYDLPEFAHIPFVAAPGTKEKLSKREKKIEKYRKNPQFKKLFDIADEVLPKLGLGNSETLNPVMVSYYDAVGFLPGAVFNGLARLGWSYDDKTENMSREFLIENFSLDRVVKSSAGLDPDKLLSYQEYWIGQFSLTEKVDHCLRFLQEAKFITGDADEATRSKVERLIAALDDRIKLFSDILSYEEYFVTDEALVFDKKAFKKRISKPEQATALLAKYRDHIAQREDFKASELEEDFKTWLDANDLGFGDIIHALRVATTGKPAGPGMFECLELLGKESCINRINRAIELANSATE, from the coding sequence ATGTCAAAAGTACGAACTCGATTTGCTCCGTCCCCCACCGGTTACATGCACATAGGCGGGATGCGAACGGCTCTATTCAACTGGTTATGGGCGCGACACAATGGCGGAGAATTCATTCTCCGAATTGACGACACCGATCAGGCCCGCAATATGGATGAGGCACTCGGGCCGATTCTGGACGCATTTCGCTGGTTGGGGCTCGACTGGGACGAAGGACCGGAAGTCGGCGGAGACCATGGCCCATACTTTCAATCTCAGCGTTCTGAACTCTACACGTCAGCTTGCGAAAAACTCCTCGCAGCGGGGAAAGCATATAAAGATTTCGATCCCCCTGCCCTCACGCAGCAGGACCGTGAAGCAGCTGAAAAAGAGAAGCGACCATTTCTCAACATCAGACGATCACTCGAACTGACAACAGCACAAGTCGAAGAGAACGAAGCTGAAGGCAAACCGTACGTCATTCGCTATCTGGTCGACCGCACTCAAAAAGTCAGCATTGATGACCACGTTCGTGGGCACGTGGAATGGGACTGCAGCCTTATCCCCGACCCAGTCATCATGCGTGGTGATGGCACTCCACTCTACAATTTCGCCACCGTTGTTGATGACGCACAATTGGAGATTTCGCACGTCATTCGGGCAGAAGAACACCTGACGAACACAGCAGTCCAGGTAATGCTCTTTGGTGCTTTGGGATACGACTTACCAGAGTTTGCACACATTCCATTTGTGGCAGCCCCCGGAACGAAAGAGAAGCTCAGCAAACGAGAAAAGAAGATTGAGAAGTATCGAAAAAATCCGCAGTTCAAAAAACTCTTCGATATCGCCGACGAAGTTTTGCCGAAGCTGGGGCTCGGAAATTCTGAAACGCTCAACCCTGTGATGGTCTCGTACTACGACGCTGTCGGGTTCCTGCCCGGTGCAGTCTTCAATGGACTTGCCAGACTTGGCTGGTCCTACGATGACAAAACCGAAAACATGTCTCGTGAGTTTCTCATCGAGAATTTCTCGCTCGACCGAGTTGTCAAATCGTCCGCTGGTCTCGATCCAGATAAGCTGTTGTCGTATCAAGAGTATTGGATCGGGCAATTTTCGCTCACAGAAAAAGTTGATCACTGCTTACGATTTTTGCAAGAAGCAAAGTTCATCACGGGCGATGCCGACGAGGCGACTCGTTCAAAGGTCGAGCGACTGATTGCCGCTCTTGACGATCGTATTAAGCTCTTCAGCGACATCCTCAGCTACGAAGAATACTTCGTCACGGATGAAGCACTTGTCTTTGATAAAAAGGCGTTCAAGAAACGAATCAGCAAACCGGAACAAGCCACCGCACTCCTCGCGAAGTATCGTGACCATATTGCTCAGCGAGAGGATTTCAAGGCGAGCGAACTGGAAGAGGACTTCAAAACATGGCTCGATGCGAACGACCTCGGTTTCGGGGACATCATCCACGCTTTGCGTGTTGCAACGACAGGCAAACCAGCCGGACCGGGAATGTTTGAGTGCCTGGAACTGCTGGGTAAAGAGAGTTGCATCAATCGTATCAATCGAGCGATTGAATTGGCGAACTCGGCAACTGAGTAA
- a CDS encoding DUF447 domain-containing protein produces the protein MIIEGLCTTLNPDESVNIAPMGPVVNEELTSFLFRPFQSSTTFQNLKKTGQGVFHVTDEVDMIAKTAIGQLETQPELLAAKEIQGKVIATACRWYEFEVVSIDDSQQRTEITTELKHVGHLRDYWGQNRARNAILEAAILATRLHILDTKGVNKQIASLKIIVEKTANEKDAETFSIIERYISDTIASIKANSS, from the coding sequence GTGATCATTGAAGGACTCTGCACGACCTTAAATCCTGACGAAAGCGTGAACATCGCTCCCATGGGTCCAGTCGTTAATGAAGAGTTGACTTCGTTCCTGTTCCGTCCGTTTCAGTCATCGACGACCTTTCAAAACCTGAAAAAGACTGGTCAAGGTGTGTTTCATGTCACAGACGAAGTCGACATGATCGCAAAGACCGCGATTGGACAGCTAGAGACTCAACCAGAGCTTCTTGCTGCGAAAGAGATTCAAGGCAAGGTGATTGCAACGGCCTGTCGCTGGTATGAGTTTGAAGTGGTTTCCATTGATGATTCTCAGCAGCGAACTGAAATCACGACGGAACTGAAACATGTCGGCCATCTCAGAGATTACTGGGGCCAGAACCGTGCCCGCAACGCGATCCTCGAAGCCGCCATCCTTGCCACTCGATTGCACATACTCGACACCAAAGGCGTGAACAAGCAAATCGCCAGCTTGAAAATCATTGTCGAGAAGACCGCAAACGAAAAAGACGCTGAAACGTTTTCAATCATTGAGCGATATATCTCCGACACGATTGCATCAATCAAGGCGAATTCAAGCTGA
- a CDS encoding sialate O-acetylesterase translates to MKPLSTLFAVAFSLLVISSNGPVRAEEAAIPEKKENFHLFLLVGQSNMAGRGKVTPQDQQPHPRVLTLNKKQEWAPAVDPLHFDKPGIVGVGIGKTFGAEIASDNPDVTIGLIPCGVGGSPISSWQPGEFYKPTKSHPWDDAMERAKVALKHGTLKGILWHQGESDSKEGLAEIHEEKLHDLIQRFRSELNAPNVPFIAGQMGQFSERPWNDAKKMVDAVHQNLPSKVKNTAFASSDGLKHKGDKVHFDADSYRELGRRYADAYRRLTQPNDAAVSQMPFRIERSIVEQGFDGKMCWVHARAGAIPSHSAGNAADDPLLVMTTQKLQLSGSDVFYALHSATSPSNQDKWSPLTEQEVFKRQTAEDGTEMTVCDFTPKWHAATGKLLGIGHTVVYENNRVKHVRPRASAYSVFDPQSRRWTKWKSLELPDLPKFKNAGAGSVQRVDLPNGDILLPIYFKVPGETQYSTTVLKCSFDGNNLTYLEHGSELTVPIKRGLYEPSIATFDGKFFLTMRNDDRGYVSTSDDGLKFSEPKVWAFDDGQELGNYNTQQHWVSHESGLYLVYTRKGADNDHVFRHRAPLFIARVNPETLQVIRATERVLVPEKGARLGNFGVTEVSSNESLVTVTEWMQPAGVDKHGSNNRIWIAKLLWDDEQ, encoded by the coding sequence ATGAAGCCCTTGAGCACTTTGTTCGCAGTTGCGTTTTCACTTTTGGTGATTTCTTCAAACGGACCAGTTCGGGCTGAAGAAGCCGCTATTCCCGAGAAGAAGGAGAACTTCCATCTGTTCCTGCTCGTTGGGCAATCGAACATGGCGGGACGGGGCAAAGTGACGCCTCAAGACCAGCAGCCACACCCCAGAGTTTTGACGCTCAACAAGAAACAGGAATGGGCTCCCGCAGTTGATCCGCTACATTTTGATAAGCCGGGTATTGTAGGAGTTGGCATCGGGAAGACATTCGGGGCTGAAATCGCTAGCGACAATCCTGATGTCACAATCGGTCTTATCCCCTGCGGAGTCGGTGGTTCGCCGATTTCGAGCTGGCAACCGGGAGAATTCTACAAGCCGACCAAAAGCCATCCTTGGGATGACGCCATGGAGCGTGCGAAGGTCGCCCTCAAACATGGAACTCTGAAAGGGATTCTCTGGCATCAAGGTGAGTCAGACTCCAAAGAGGGACTCGCTGAGATTCACGAAGAGAAACTGCACGATTTAATTCAGAGATTTCGCTCTGAGCTGAATGCTCCGAACGTTCCATTCATCGCTGGCCAGATGGGCCAATTCTCGGAACGGCCATGGAACGACGCGAAGAAGATGGTCGATGCCGTACATCAAAATCTCCCTTCGAAGGTCAAGAACACTGCCTTTGCTTCCTCCGACGGATTGAAGCATAAAGGAGACAAAGTTCACTTCGACGCCGATTCCTATCGCGAACTCGGACGCCGCTACGCAGATGCTTACCGAAGATTAACACAGCCGAATGATGCTGCAGTCAGCCAGATGCCCTTCCGGATCGAACGGTCAATTGTCGAGCAGGGTTTTGATGGAAAGATGTGCTGGGTCCATGCTCGTGCCGGAGCGATTCCGTCTCACAGTGCCGGCAATGCCGCCGATGACCCACTGTTGGTGATGACAACACAAAAGCTGCAATTAAGCGGTTCAGATGTTTTCTACGCCTTACACTCAGCGACCTCTCCCAGCAACCAGGACAAGTGGTCGCCACTGACTGAACAGGAAGTTTTCAAAAGACAAACCGCTGAAGATGGCACGGAAATGACAGTCTGCGACTTCACACCGAAGTGGCACGCCGCGACTGGCAAACTCCTCGGAATCGGTCATACGGTTGTCTACGAAAACAACCGTGTGAAACATGTCCGCCCTCGTGCTTCTGCGTACTCTGTCTTCGATCCACAATCGCGTCGCTGGACAAAATGGAAATCACTCGAACTTCCCGACCTCCCCAAATTCAAAAACGCTGGTGCCGGTTCTGTTCAGCGAGTCGACTTGCCCAACGGGGATATCCTGCTGCCGATCTACTTCAAAGTTCCGGGAGAAACTCAATACAGTACGACCGTGTTAAAGTGCAGCTTCGACGGGAACAACTTAACTTACCTTGAGCACGGCTCTGAACTGACCGTTCCGATCAAGCGTGGACTGTACGAACCTTCTATCGCGACGTTCGATGGCAAGTTCTTTTTGACGATGCGAAATGATGATCGCGGATACGTTTCCACCAGCGACGATGGCTTGAAGTTCTCCGAGCCGAAAGTCTGGGCATTTGATGATGGACAGGAACTCGGAAACTACAATACGCAACAGCATTGGGTTTCACATGAATCTGGACTGTATCTGGTTTACACCCGCAAAGGTGCGGACAACGATCATGTCTTCCGGCATCGTGCCCCACTCTTCATCGCGAGAGTGAACCCGGAAACACTTCAAGTGATTCGTGCCACAGAGCGTGTTCTGGTTCCAGAGAAGGGAGCGCGACTTGGTAACTTTGGCGTGACTGAAGTCAGCTCAAACGAATCTCTCGTAACGGTCACAGAATGGATGCAACCGGCTGGCGTCGACAAACATGGCAGCAACAATCGTATCTGGATTGCAAAGCTTCTCTGGGACGATGAGCAGTGA